The bacterium genome has a segment encoding these proteins:
- the rpsM gene encoding 30S ribosomal protein S13 translates to MARIAGVDLPRNKQIGISLTYIFGIGRSLAADICEKAEVSANTKTDHLGEGEVIKLREIIERDYQVEGDLRREVSQNIKLLMDIGCYRGLRHRRGLPVRGQRTHTNARTRKGPRKTVAGKKKTLTKK, encoded by the coding sequence ATGGCACGAATCGCAGGCGTGGACCTTCCGCGCAACAAACAAATCGGAATTTCACTCACCTACATCTTCGGGATCGGCCGCAGCCTGGCTGCGGATATCTGTGAGAAGGCCGAGGTGAGCGCGAATACGAAGACCGATCATCTTGGTGAGGGCGAAGTGATCAAGCTTCGCGAGATCATCGAGCGGGACTACCAGGTCGAAGGTGATCTGCGGCGGGAGGTCTCCCAGAACATCAAGCTGCTGATGGATATCGGTTGCTATCGAGGCTTGCGCCATCGCCGGGGGCTTCCCGTGCGTGGCCAGAGGACCCATACCAACGCGCGTACCCGCAAGGGCCCGCGCAAGACAGTCGCAGGGAAGAAGAAGACCCTGACGAAGAAGTAG